In the Gemmatimonadota bacterium genome, TTGGCAATGTGATGGGACCGATTATGGGGTTGATTGGGATATGGCCGCAGGTGCAGGAAGCGCGTATTGCGCTGGATCGGTTAAATGATGTGTATGACACGCAGATAGAGGATGCGCGGCAACAGGGTCAGGGTTTGGTCTTAAAGCATTTGGAAGGGCGCGTGGTTTTTGAGGGGGTGTTTTTTAGATATGGTGTGGGTTCTGATGAACCGTATGTGTTGAATAATATAGATCTGATTCTTGAGCCGGGTCAAAAAGTTGCGATTGTGGGACGCAGCGGCGCGGGTAAGACGACGTTGGTAAAGTTGGTACCTCGTTTGTTTGATCCGTCAGAGGGTCGCGTGACCTTAGATGATATGGATGTGCGAGATCTGGACCCTCATTGGTTGCGGCGTCAGGTGGGTATGGTGATGCAGGAGCCGTTTTTGTTTAGTGGTACCATTGCAGAAAATATCGCTATTGGTCAGTCAGATGCGGATATGGATCGCATTTTGGAAGTGGCGAAATTATCGTGTGTACACGATTTCGTGAGCGATATGCCTTTGGGCTATGAGACAAAGGTGGGTGAGCAGGGTGTGGGATTATCGGGTGGACAACGACAGCGGATCGCGATTGCACGGGCGCTGTATTGTGATCCGAAAATTTTGATTTTTGATGAGGCGACCAATGCCTTAGATACAGATTCAGAACAGGCGATACAGGCAAATTTAGATCTGTTTTTGGATGCTCGCACGGCGTTGATTATTGCGCATCGGTTGAGTACAGTGCGCGATGCGGATGCGATTGTGGTGCTGGATAAGGGTCATATTGTGGAGATGGGCACACACGATGAGTTGATGGTGCAACAGGGGTTGTATTATCACATGTGCAGTCAACAGTTGCAAGTAGTATGAAGGGCTGGAGACTGGGGTGAGTAAGGTAGTGTAGTTTTAGGGTGGTGTGGTTGAGCGGGCTGATAGCTGACCGCTGATTGCTTTTAAGGAGTGCCTCATAATGGCAGAACCACTTTTAGAGACACCAGCAGAGACAATATCTCCCGGTGTAATCCAGGGACAAGATGACGCAGCAGAAGAGGTGCATGCATTTATGGGATCTTTGCGGCCCTTTTGGGGGCGAGCATTGCTCTATATTGTCCTGCTGTTTGTGATTGTTGCCATTACCTGGGCGTGGTGGAGTAAGGTAGATGTGGTGGCATCAGCACCTTTTCGGCTTGTGCCCCTCGGACAGGTGAAGACGATGCAGGCGCAGCGAGGCGGTGAGATTGAGTTGATTGGTGTGAAAGAGGGGGACCATGTCGAGAAAGGGCAGGTGTTATTCAAGCTCAAATCCTGGGAGACGTGGGGAGAGTTGAGGGAATGGGAACAGGCAAAGATGGCTTTTCAAAAGGCAGAGTACGATTTCAAGACGGTGTTGCCTCAAAGGGCGAGGTTGAATCGAGAGACGATAGGGGCATTGGAACAACGTCTTTCTGTTTTGCAGCGGTTTATGGAGGCGCACCAGGATGCGTTGGAAGATTATCAAAGCAATGCAGGCGGTATTGAGGGATCGAAAACCAAAATGTCTGACGCGGGATTGCAAGCGCAGATCGGTTTTAGACAGGCAGAGATTGATCATTTGAAAGGGGAATTTTTGCAGCAAAAGACGCTGTTTGAGCGCGAGTTGATCAGCCGAGCGGATATGAATCGCGCGCGTGTGCAGTATTTGAGTGCTCTGTCCGCACTTCCGTCGCGCATGTCGGAGATATACAAGAATGAAATGGCAGTGGCTGATCTCAAGCGTCAAATCACAGAGGCGCGCATTGCACACGAGCGCGAGGCATCGCAGATGCAACACGTTTATGAGACTGCACGCTTGCGATTGGAACAGGCGCGCAAACGCATTGATCGCACCCTGGAGGCCGAGTCGGATCTGATTTTGGCACCTGAATCGGGAATTGTCACACAGGTGATGGTGAATGTAGTCGGACAGGTGATCAACAAGGGACAGCCTCTAATTGCACTGGCACCAGCCTCGGCACCGATGATTGCAGAAGTGATGGTATTGAATAAAGATGTGGGTTTGCTTAAAGTTGGGCAGTTGGTCAAGCTGAAATACGATGCGTATGCTTTTCAGGATTTTGGCATCAAACGCGGATGGCTTACATCCATCTCGCCCGATGCGGTGATCGATGAAAGTATTGGACCGATGTTTAAGTGCGTTGTTGAACTGGAAGAAAATACCATGCGCGTGAAGGGATATGACAAGCCTCTGATGTTTGGTATGAAGGGGACAGCGGAGATTATGACAGATCGGCAATCGGTTTTGCTGATGTTGCTTTCTCCTTTGCGACAGCTTTATGAGTCGGCGAAGTACGATGTTGAGGAGGGTGCGTTGTGATGGTAGGAGATGTGACACTAATTCGGATCAATGGTGCCGAGGTGTTATTAAGCGATATCGTGCGGCAGATGGGTGTTGCTGATAATCTGCGTTTTTTTGATGAATTTAAACGCAGAGAATTGATCCGGCAACTCGCCCGACGCGAGGGTGTTTGTGCAGCGCGTGAAGATATTCAGCACAAGGTGAATGACTGGCGGTATCAACATCGCCTCGAACGGGTGGAAGATACAGAGGCCTATCTCGCAAAGCGAGGTATTACACTTCAGGATGTGGCAGAAGATGCCGAGGTGAGACGGCTGGAGTTTTTGCTGTCTGAGAAGATTGCTAAAGGACAGGTCGAATCCTATTTCGCGCAACACACCCTGGAATTTGATGAGGCGGAGGTTTGCTGGATTTTTCACGCGGATAAGGGTGTGATTGACGAGGTTGATTTGCAGATACGAGAAGATGGCGCAGACTTTTACGCGATGGCGCGTCGGTTTTCTCAAGATGCACGCACGCGATCAGGTAGTGGCTTTTTGGGTCGTGTGCGGCGCAAGCAGTTGCCAAAGGGGATTGCTGCGCGCGTTTTTGCCGTGTCACCAGGTGAAATTTTGGGACCGGAAAAAGTATCGAAAGGCTTTGCGCTGTATTTGTTGCAAGAACGCTACCCAGCAACCCTAAATGAACGAATAAAAAAGGAGATCCGCAAGCTTCTGTTTAATCAGTGGTTGCAACGCGAAGTACAGAAGGCAGATATACGGTATCCGATTTGGCAGGGGAAACTCCCCAAATAGATAGCCCGTGTTGAATATATAACGCGGGCTATTTTGTTTGATGTTTTACCATTAACGGGATAAGCACATGGGGCATGTCAAGGCATCACAGCTTCTTTTCCCTGATATTCTCGGATCCAGCCTTTCAATGGCACATCCTCTTCTGCTGGGGATGTGTAGCCGTGAATGCCCGATGGGGAATGCCGGCACATTTGCTTTCGGATTGGACTTAGTTCATCCCAGAAATTTTCCACGTTGCATTCACCGCGGGCTTGAAGCCAGCGGTAAGCGTAGCCGTAGAAGAGCACCTTGCGGGGTTGCGTCCAGTAATTTGCACTTGCCGAATGCCACAATCGACGGTCAAAAATAACGGCTGTACCCCGGGGGGCGAGGATGGGGACGGCGCCTTTTACCATCTGATTGCGATTTCCGTTCGGCCACTTCATCTTATTTTTTAACTGGCTTCCCGGTATGACGTGAAAATTGCCGCGTCCCGGTTCGCTTGTGTCCGATAGGAAGTAGGCCACTTTGACCGATAAGCGGGGCCTCGGGTTTGTTTCCATTTCCTGATTCACGCGCCCGGTATCCTGATGCCAGCCGATTCCCAAACCGCGTTTGCTATCTGGTGGTTCGGGAGGCGTGACGTTCAGGTGTGCCAGATAGATTTGAATATTCCAGCCCAAAATCCCCCAAACTTTTGGGAATGTGGTGTAGTGATCTATGAGGTCAATAAATGCACGGTCTCGCCCCAGAAAGTCGCGTTCGTGGACTCGATTATGTGGTTCGATTTTTTGCTTTTCGCGTTCTTCGGCATTGACGCGGTCAACGGCTCTGGTCAGTTGTCTTCTTTTGGCATCACTCAGCGCGTTTTCAATAATCAGATAACCCCGATCTTCAAATTCGAGCCGTTCGTCTTCTGTCAGGCAATGGTTTAGCCAGCGTCTGTTCATAGCGCAGTCTCCTTTTTTTACGAAAAGAGGTTGGCCTTCCTTTTTTTACGATCCAGAATATAGAATTTGATAAGTCCTATCCCGCCGATCAGACCACAGGGGATTACAATGTAGCGGTACATTGAGACCTCGTCATATCGAAGCGATGCACCGGTCGCGCCCATTGTCGCTATGACAAATGACAGGTGAATGAGTTTTTGAGATAGGTTTTTATTGACAAAGGTAGAGATCAGAATTAACGCGAGTGCGGTGTGGAAAATGACAAATCCCGCATAACCGTTTCGCACGGCGAGATCGAATTGCCAGTCATAGCGATAAATCCACACCATGAGCACATGTGCCAGAATGATGAGTGCGATAGCTCGCCACAGCGCGGTCGGGTGCCGTTCCCGTAGCGTGAGCACAACCACAGTGGTCAATCCCACATATCCTGCGATAGCCAATAAAAATGTGATGAATATTTCCGTTGTTCCCGTTCCTACCATCGAAAAGATTCTCCCTCTTTTGATATGCAATATATGACATGATATTCTGAGAACAAGCGTGTTTCACGGGGCAGAGATTCAGTATCATGCCAAACGGGTTATGACATATTGTCATAACCCGTTGTTTTTTGTGGAGCCGCCCAGCGGACTCGAACCGCTGACCGCCTGATTACAAATCAGGTGCTCTACCAGCTGAGCTAGGGCGGCTGATCCGTCAAAGATATACAAGTGGGCGATTTTTGGCAACTCTTACCTTTTAGAAAAACGATGTCTTGTGTTTTTGCTCGCGTTCGTAGCGTTCAATGCCCAGTTGAATGAGGCGATCGATCAATTCAGTATAAGAAATGCCACTGGCCTCCCACAGCTTGGGATACATGCTGATCCGCGTAAAGCCGGGAATGGTATTGATTTCATTTACCACAAAGGTGCCGTCATTTTTTAAAAAGAAATCCGCGCGTGCCATGCCCTCACAGCACAGGACTTGAAATGTGCGAATGGCAAGGGCCTGTACCTGCTTTACAGCTTCTTCGGATAAATCAGCGGGGATGTGCAAGATCGCGCCTTTTTCATCCAGATATTTCGCTTCGTAAGAGTAAAACTCGTGCTGGGGCAAGATCTCGCCGGGGATTGAAACAATGGGCGTTTCATTGCCCAATACCGAACATTCGATTTCCCGACCTTCGACAAAAGCTTCGATCAGTACTTTCTTGTCGTAGCGGAATGCTTCTTTCAGCGCGGGAATTAGCGCGCTTT is a window encoding:
- a CDS encoding ATP-binding cassette domain-containing protein → GNVMGPIMGLIGIWPQVQEARIALDRLNDVYDTQIEDARQQGQGLVLKHLEGRVVFEGVFFRYGVGSDEPYVLNNIDLILEPGQKVAIVGRSGAGKTTLVKLVPRLFDPSEGRVTLDDMDVRDLDPHWLRRQVGMVMQEPFLFSGTIAENIAIGQSDADMDRILEVAKLSCVHDFVSDMPLGYETKVGEQGVGLSGGQRQRIAIARALYCDPKILIFDEATNALDTDSEQAIQANLDLFLDARTALIIAHRLSTVRDADAIVVLDKGHIVEMGTHDELMVQQGLYYHMCSQQLQVV
- a CDS encoding HlyD family type I secretion periplasmic adaptor subunit, which produces MAEPLLETPAETISPGVIQGQDDAAEEVHAFMGSLRPFWGRALLYIVLLFVIVAITWAWWSKVDVVASAPFRLVPLGQVKTMQAQRGGEIELIGVKEGDHVEKGQVLFKLKSWETWGELREWEQAKMAFQKAEYDFKTVLPQRARLNRETIGALEQRLSVLQRFMEAHQDALEDYQSNAGGIEGSKTKMSDAGLQAQIGFRQAEIDHLKGEFLQQKTLFERELISRADMNRARVQYLSALSALPSRMSEIYKNEMAVADLKRQITEARIAHEREASQMQHVYETARLRLEQARKRIDRTLEAESDLILAPESGIVTQVMVNVVGQVINKGQPLIALAPASAPMIAEVMVLNKDVGLLKVGQLVKLKYDAYAFQDFGIKRGWLTSISPDAVIDESIGPMFKCVVELEENTMRVKGYDKPLMFGMKGTAEIMTDRQSVLLMLLSPLRQLYESAKYDVEEGAL
- a CDS encoding peptidylprolyl isomerase, which translates into the protein MVGDVTLIRINGAEVLLSDIVRQMGVADNLRFFDEFKRRELIRQLARREGVCAAREDIQHKVNDWRYQHRLERVEDTEAYLAKRGITLQDVAEDAEVRRLEFLLSEKIAKGQVESYFAQHTLEFDEAEVCWIFHADKGVIDEVDLQIREDGADFYAMARRFSQDARTRSGSGFLGRVRRKQLPKGIAARVFAVSPGEILGPEKVSKGFALYLLQERYPATLNERIKKEIRKLLFNQWLQREVQKADIRYPIWQGKLPK
- a CDS encoding phytanoyl-CoA dioxygenase family protein; the protein is MNRRWLNHCLTEDERLEFEDRGYLIIENALSDAKRRQLTRAVDRVNAEEREKQKIEPHNRVHERDFLGRDRAFIDLIDHYTTFPKVWGILGWNIQIYLAHLNVTPPEPPDSKRGLGIGWHQDTGRVNQEMETNPRPRLSVKVAYFLSDTSEPGRGNFHVIPGSQLKNKMKWPNGNRNQMVKGAVPILAPRGTAVIFDRRLWHSASANYWTQPRKVLFYGYAYRWLQARGECNVENFWDELSPIRKQMCRHSPSGIHGYTSPAEEDVPLKGWIREYQGKEAVMP